A single region of the Betta splendens chromosome 12, fBetSpl5.4, whole genome shotgun sequence genome encodes:
- the barhl1b gene encoding barH-like homeobox 1b, which yields MEASANGSSFGIDSLLSHRPGSPVSKGDSLVGECRSPLEFSPRSDVESGCSSPPSPRRECVEEMAQRQGHVVGLPPHLQHGQMSAGSQQRTVTSSFLIRDILADCKPLAACAPYSSNGQPTQEAGRLASKIADDFMEKIHSNSSSDSEYKVKEEGDREISSSRDSPQVRMKKPRKARTAFTDHQLAQLERSFERQKYLSVQDRMELAASLNLTDTQVKTWYQNRRTKWKRQTAVGLELLAEAGNYSALQRMFPSPYFYPQSLVSNLDPGAALYLYRGPSAPPPALQRPLVPRILLHGLQGGSEPPPPPPPPLPPMSGVLPRPAQQR from the exons ATGGAGGCGTCTGCCAACGGGTCCAGTTTTGGCATCGACTCGCTGCTGTCCCACAGGCCTGGAAGTCCGGTGTCCAAAGGGGACAGCCTGGTGGGGGAGTGCCGCTCGCCGCTCGAGTTCAGCCCGCGATCAGACGTGGAGAGCGGCTGCTCGTCGCCTCCGTCGCCGAGGAGGGAATGCGTGGAGGAGATGGCCCAGAGGCAAGGTCACGTCGTCGGCCTGCCGCCGCACCTCCAGCACGGACAGATGTCTGCGGGGTCGCAGCAGAGGACCGTGACCTCGTCGTTCCTCATCAGAGACATTCTCGCGGACTGTAAGCCTCTGGCCGCGTGCGCGCCCTACTCCAGCAACGGGCAGCCGACCCAGGAGGCGGGGAGGCTGGCCTCGAAGATAGCGGACGACTTCATGGAGAAGATCCACAGCAACTCGTCATCAGATAGTGAATATAAAG tgaaaGAGGAGGGGGACCGGGagatctccagcagcagagacagccCTCAGGTCCGGATGAAGAAGCCCAGGAAGGCCCGGACGGCCTTCACGGACCACCAGCTCGCCCAGCTGGAGCGCAGCTTCGAGCGGCAGAAGTACCTGAGCGTCCAGGACCGCATGGAGCTGGCGGCGTCCCTCAACCTGACCGACACGCAGGTCAAAACCTGGTACCAGAACCGGAG GACGAAGTGGAAGCGACAGACGGCGGTGGGTCTGGAGCTTCTGGCCGAGGCCGGGAACTACTCGGCGCTGCAGCGGATGTTCCCGTCCCCGTACTTCTACCCGCAGAGCCTGGTGTCCAACCTGGACCCCGGCGCGGCCCTCTACCTGTACAGGGGcccctcggcgccgccgccggcgctgcAGAGGCCGCTGGTTCCGCGCATCCTGCTGCACGGCCTGCAGGGAGGcagcgagccgccgccgccgccgccgccgccgctgcccccCATGTCCGGCGTGCTCCCCCGGCCCGCCCAGCAGCGGTGA